The following proteins are encoded in a genomic region of Spirosoma sp. SC4-14:
- a CDS encoding OsmC family protein, with the protein MSKQHTYTLTTRWTGNTGEGTRSYRSYERDHVIMAGTKPPIPASSDPSFRGNKMRYNPEELLVASLSSCHMLWYLHLCAEAGVVVVDYTDEATGTMLETADGSGHFSEVTLFPNVVVADESMIETANGLHHRAHQLCFIANSCNFPVYHKPICRTVEN; encoded by the coding sequence ATGTCTAAGCAACATACTTATACACTAACAACCAGGTGGACTGGCAATACAGGAGAAGGCACCCGTTCATATCGTTCGTATGAGCGCGATCATGTTATTATGGCCGGTACTAAACCCCCAATTCCGGCTTCGTCGGACCCCTCGTTTCGGGGAAACAAAATGCGCTATAATCCCGAAGAACTACTGGTGGCTTCGTTATCGTCCTGTCATATGCTTTGGTATTTGCATCTATGCGCTGAGGCTGGTGTCGTTGTGGTTGACTATACCGATGAGGCTACCGGCACAATGCTCGAAACCGCCGATGGAAGTGGACATTTCAGTGAAGTAACCTTGTTCCCGAATGTGGTTGTTGCCGATGAGTCGATGATTGAAACGGCGAATGGGCTTCATCATCGGGCTCACCAACTGTGTTTTATTGCCAATTCCTGCAACTTTCCGGTCTATCATAAGCCAATATGTAGGACTGTTGAGAACTAA
- a CDS encoding ATP-binding protein: protein MHYFKEKAALKAQYEQEILTSQIEVQNATLQHISQELHDNIGQLLSVARINLNIVEEAGTDNENREFIQQANELVAQSISDLRALTKSLDGDFVQDFGLKESIAQELQRIRQTRRFGTELQISGTVYSLGFQREIVLFRIAQEILNNAIKHSEASQLTVQLQFSPEQLTLSILDNGKGFDYQTISQNSMSQSGAGLRNIKRRITLIGGTCEIFSSPGNGTQLTFLIPNQ from the coding sequence ATGCATTATTTCAAGGAAAAAGCTGCGCTTAAAGCTCAATACGAACAGGAAATATTAACCTCGCAGATTGAAGTTCAGAATGCTACTCTACAACATATCAGCCAGGAGTTACACGACAACATTGGCCAGTTGCTATCGGTAGCACGAATAAACCTGAACATAGTGGAAGAAGCGGGGACCGACAACGAAAACCGTGAATTTATTCAACAGGCTAACGAACTGGTGGCCCAATCGATCAGTGATTTACGCGCACTAACCAAAAGCCTGGATGGCGATTTTGTGCAGGACTTCGGGCTAAAGGAAAGTATTGCTCAGGAACTGCAACGAATTCGGCAAACCCGCAGATTCGGAACCGAACTGCAAATAAGTGGTACGGTATATTCTCTCGGTTTTCAGCGCGAAATTGTATTATTCCGTATTGCACAGGAAATCCTTAACAATGCCATAAAACATTCTGAAGCCAGCCAGTTAACCGTTCAACTACAGTTTTCGCCCGAACAACTGACCCTATCTATACTCGACAACGGAAAAGGATTTGATTATCAAACTATTAGCCAAAATAGCATGAGCCAGTCGGGAGCCGGACTACGTAATATAAAACGCAGGATAACGCTTATTGGCGGAACATGCGAAATTTTTTCGTCGCCCGGAAATGGCACTCAACTAACGTTCCTTATTCCGAATCAATGA
- a CDS encoding response regulator transcription factor, translating to MKYTIAIVDDHQLIAKAITSLINRMDDYEVIYEAENGLELIRHFNLNIIPDIVLLDVNMPKMDGYETSLWLKNNYPEVKVLVLTMNDKEEVIVKMLRNGARGYILKDCKPSELKQALDAIVKKGFYYTEYITDKLIKSLNPDHIIDPIQALGLNERELNFIQLACSELTYAEIADQMCVSPRTVDGYRESLFQKLNVKSRVSLALQAIRLGIVPM from the coding sequence ATGAAATACACAATAGCCATCGTCGATGATCACCAATTAATAGCCAAGGCCATAACCAGTCTCATAAACCGTATGGACGATTACGAAGTAATTTATGAGGCAGAAAATGGTCTGGAACTAATCCGGCATTTCAATTTAAATATAATTCCAGATATAGTTCTGCTGGATGTTAACATGCCAAAAATGGATGGCTACGAAACATCACTGTGGCTAAAAAACAACTATCCGGAAGTTAAGGTATTGGTGCTCACCATGAACGATAAGGAAGAGGTCATTGTAAAGATGCTTCGCAATGGCGCCAGAGGTTATATTTTAAAAGATTGTAAACCTTCCGAATTAAAACAGGCATTAGATGCTATCGTAAAAAAAGGGTTCTATTATACAGAATATATTACCGACAAATTGATAAAAAGCCTGAACCCTGATCATATAATTGATCCGATTCAGGCACTGGGTTTAAATGAACGGGAACTGAACTTTATCCAACTGGCCTGTAGTGAGTTAACGTATGCAGAAATTGCGGACCAAATGTGTGTTAGCCCCCGAACAGTTGACGGTTACCGCGAAAGTCTGTTTCAGAAACTCAACGTTAAAAGCCGGGTAAGTCTGGCACTTCAGGCCATACGGCTGGGTATTGTGCCTATGTAA
- a CDS encoding GNAT family N-acetyltransferase, translating into MKLVELTVAENYGYGAFMQKGFVAHPDCFRISPADHRYESFPTTGQPDSFTLGALTDQGELAGSVSFRREGQNRERLRHKGLLFAMYVAADYGGQGIGRRLIEEVIGRARSLPHLEQIVLTVIATNHVAKRLYESIGFCSFSLEPRAIKDGNTYYDEEQMVLFLDRNLNAAFS; encoded by the coding sequence GTGAAACTGGTTGAACTGACAGTAGCCGAAAATTATGGCTACGGAGCTTTTATGCAAAAAGGTTTTGTCGCGCATCCTGATTGCTTTCGCATTAGTCCGGCCGATCATCGTTATGAATCGTTTCCAACTACGGGCCAGCCCGATAGCTTTACACTTGGTGCGCTTACCGATCAGGGTGAATTGGCGGGCTCTGTGAGTTTTCGCCGAGAGGGGCAAAACCGTGAGCGCCTACGACACAAAGGACTTCTGTTTGCCATGTACGTAGCTGCCGACTATGGTGGTCAGGGAATCGGACGCAGGCTCATAGAAGAAGTAATCGGGCGAGCCCGTTCACTACCCCATCTGGAGCAGATCGTTCTGACCGTTATTGCGACCAATCATGTAGCGAAACGGCTCTACGAATCAATCGGATTCTGTTCATTTTCGCTGGAACCCAGGGCTATAAAAGACGGAAATACCTATTATGACGAAGAGCAAATGGTTCTTTTTCTGGACAGAAACCTTAATGCTGCATTTTCTTGA
- a CDS encoding pyridoxamine 5'-phosphate oxidase family protein has translation MQTERTTPSRLAKRAYYDEATIHPILDEALFCTVSYVVDGQPMAIPTAYARKGDKLYIHGSVGSHFIRTIENGAPVCITVMLADGLVLAKSAFHHSVNYRSVVVFANAEKVTDEDERMEALALITDHLIPGRWDDLRPTTASEMRKTTVLAFSLAEASAKLRTGGPNDDPEDEELPTWAGVVPLKTVRETPIPKEGDMAIPLPDYLL, from the coding sequence ATGCAAACCGAACGCACAACCCCCAGCCGTTTAGCCAAACGGGCTTATTACGACGAAGCGACCATTCACCCCATTTTAGACGAAGCACTATTTTGTACTGTCAGTTATGTTGTTGATGGGCAACCGATGGCCATCCCGACCGCCTATGCCCGCAAAGGCGACAAGCTATACATTCATGGCTCAGTAGGTAGTCATTTTATTCGGACTATCGAGAACGGGGCACCGGTTTGTATAACGGTTATGCTGGCCGATGGGCTGGTACTGGCCAAGTCGGCGTTTCATCATTCCGTAAACTATCGGTCGGTGGTGGTTTTTGCCAATGCCGAGAAGGTTACCGATGAGGATGAACGGATGGAAGCACTGGCGCTCATTACCGATCACCTGATTCCTGGCCGTTGGGACGATCTGCGCCCAACCACTGCCAGCGAAATGCGTAAAACCACAGTTCTGGCGTTTTCACTGGCCGAAGCATCGGCAAAATTGCGTACAGGAGGACCGAACGATGATCCTGAGGATGAAGAATTGCCGACCTGGGCAGGCGTTGTTCCCCTGAAAACGGTGCGCGAAACGCCGATCCCGAAAGAAGGCGATATGGCTATTCCGTTACCCGATTATCTGTTGTGA
- a CDS encoding PLP-dependent aminotransferase family protein gives MVPFKSLLSVDKESATPIFLQISEQLHLLIREGILPAGQRLPGTRQLANLLDLNRQTVVAAYDEGLAQGWLESRAGSGTYVAAHLPEVKPLPLSHPTDNESPKATATQLPGYSFESLPFLHRPVLTNAGGLKLDDGFPDIRLAPMDELSRAYRSYFRWGNPQTHFGYGDTKGHPLLREQLSLYLNETRGLRTTIDNILITRGSIMGLYLTSQTLLRPGDIVITGETNWAGAMMNFQKAGARLLTVPVDQYGLDVDALAQLCRQESRIRLVFVTPHHHYPTTVTLRPDRRIRLLQLAEHYGFVVLEDDYDYDFHYLSRPILPLASADQHGMVVYVGSLTKSVAPAFRIGYVVAPSTLIDELARLRRIIDRQGDPMLEFAIGQLFKTGDLKRHFRKALRTYQARRDRFCELLTAELAHAIAFAKPDGGMAVWTRFDSGIDMEQLAVCAGQAGLFLSSGVSHNPAGQRLNGTRLGFASSTETELEQGVAILKTVLGKL, from the coding sequence ATGGTCCCATTTAAATCGCTGCTTTCGGTCGACAAAGAATCAGCAACTCCTATTTTCCTGCAAATCAGCGAGCAACTACACCTGTTGATCCGCGAAGGAATATTGCCCGCAGGCCAGCGTTTACCCGGCACACGCCAGCTTGCCAATCTGCTCGATCTGAACCGGCAAACCGTTGTGGCGGCCTACGACGAAGGGCTGGCGCAGGGCTGGCTCGAAAGTCGGGCAGGTAGCGGTACGTATGTAGCTGCTCATTTACCAGAAGTTAAACCACTGCCGCTGAGCCATCCGACAGACAACGAGTCTCCAAAAGCAACCGCAACTCAATTGCCCGGCTATTCGTTTGAATCCCTTCCATTTCTACACCGACCGGTATTGACCAATGCGGGCGGTTTGAAACTGGACGACGGCTTCCCCGATATTCGATTAGCGCCAATGGACGAACTTAGCCGGGCATACCGGTCTTATTTTCGCTGGGGAAATCCGCAGACGCATTTTGGCTATGGCGATACAAAGGGACATCCTCTTCTGCGCGAACAACTTTCTCTCTATTTGAACGAAACGCGCGGCCTGCGAACGACCATCGACAATATTCTGATTACCCGAGGGAGCATTATGGGACTATATCTCACCAGCCAGACGCTGCTTCGACCGGGCGATATAGTAATTACGGGCGAAACAAACTGGGCTGGAGCCATGATGAATTTCCAGAAAGCAGGTGCCCGGCTGTTAACCGTTCCCGTCGATCAATATGGGCTGGATGTGGATGCTCTGGCGCAATTGTGCCGCCAGGAAAGTCGCATTCGCCTGGTTTTCGTAACGCCACACCACCACTATCCAACCACAGTTACCCTCCGCCCCGACCGCCGAATCCGGCTTCTACAACTCGCCGAACACTATGGCTTTGTGGTTCTGGAAGACGATTATGACTACGATTTTCATTACCTCAGCCGACCCATTCTGCCGCTAGCCAGTGCCGATCAGCATGGCATGGTGGTCTATGTTGGCTCACTGACCAAGTCCGTAGCTCCGGCATTTCGCATTGGTTATGTGGTAGCACCGAGCACGCTAATCGATGAACTGGCCCGGCTCCGGCGCATCATCGACCGGCAGGGCGATCCGATGCTTGAATTTGCGATTGGGCAATTGTTTAAAACCGGCGATTTAAAACGGCATTTTCGAAAAGCACTTCGGACGTATCAGGCCCGGCGCGATCGGTTTTGTGAACTGCTCACGGCAGAACTAGCCCATGCGATAGCGTTTGCCAAACCCGACGGCGGTATGGCCGTCTGGACACGCTTCGACTCAGGTATCGATATGGAACAATTAGCGGTTTGCGCAGGTCAGGCCGGTTTGTTTTTGTCGAGTGGTGTTTCGCATAACCCAGCCGGTCAACGGCTTAACGGTACGCGGCTTGGGTTTGCCTCAAGTACTGAAACGGAATTGGAACAGGGTGTAGCGATCCTGAAAACCGTTCTTGGCAAGCTTTAG
- a CDS encoding Uma2 family endonuclease, which produces MADIVAKTPRQTRRLPSGSIPPALIYEMWQGKPVYYRNYRDVLTGRKTIEEVRSCSDFQSVLVSLLNGYLYTIINRQKYLLATNEIGLHLALNDNLGNDIVLLEKEKMGKLKGKYFDIAPRIVIEVDIKADLSDFPNKADEYIMRKSQNCLISA; this is translated from the coding sequence ATGGCTGATATCGTCGCTAAAACGCCACGGCAGACACGCCGACTCCCATCTGGCAGTATTCCTCCTGCGCTCATCTATGAAATGTGGCAAGGTAAGCCTGTGTATTACCGGAACTACCGGGATGTACTGACAGGCAGGAAAACAATCGAAGAAGTTAGGTCGTGTTCCGATTTTCAGAGTGTTTTAGTATCACTTTTAAACGGTTACTTATATACCATTATCAACCGGCAAAAATACCTGCTGGCAACGAATGAGATCGGCTTGCATTTGGCGCTGAATGATAACCTTGGGAACGACATTGTGCTGCTGGAAAAAGAGAAAATGGGCAAACTCAAAGGGAAATATTTCGACATTGCCCCCCGGATTGTCATAGAGGTAGATATAAAAGCTGATTTGTCGGATTTTCCGAACAAAGCTGATGAGTATATCATGCGGAAATCACAAAACTGCTTGATTTCGGCGTAG
- a CDS encoding Ada metal-binding domain-containing protein — translation MIRHTDLGTTPFARLRRLAIEIQTGHIVLGGHRPGKLYGRLDCRTGRRMKPENRVFFRDETDAISAGYRPCAVCMPDAYKAWKANQ, via the coding sequence ATGATCCGGCATACCGATCTGGGCACCACGCCCTTTGCCCGATTGCGAAGGCTGGCTATCGAAATACAAACGGGCCATATAGTGCTGGGTGGCCACCGCCCCGGCAAGCTCTATGGTCGGCTGGATTGTCGGACCGGCAGGCGCATGAAGCCGGAGAATCGGGTGTTTTTTCGGGACGAAACAGACGCAATTTCGGCTGGCTATCGCCCCTGCGCTGTCTGTATGCCAGATGCCTACAAAGCCTGGAAAGCCAACCAGTAA
- a CDS encoding 2OG-Fe(II) oxygenase yields MTVDTLSETGFAVLPTLLSSDECERLAALFAASDLYRKTVVMQRHGYGSGEYKYFSYPLPPVVDQLRHDLFTQLAPVANDWNAKLGIDRRYPANLNEWLATCHEAGQIKPTPLILKYGPGDWNALHQDMYGELYFPFQAVLFLSQPGLDYTGGEFVMLEQRPRMQSKPIVLQPEQGQVVVFTTKYRPAKGARGYYRMQMRHGVSEVLTGTRINVGLIFHDAA; encoded by the coding sequence ATGACAGTAGACACTCTTTCAGAAACCGGCTTTGCCGTGTTGCCAACACTACTCAGTTCGGACGAATGTGAACGTTTGGCCGCTCTTTTCGCTGCGTCTGACCTGTACCGCAAAACGGTCGTGATGCAGCGGCATGGCTATGGCAGTGGCGAATACAAGTATTTTAGCTATCCATTACCGCCTGTTGTCGATCAGCTTCGGCATGACTTGTTTACCCAACTGGCTCCCGTCGCCAACGACTGGAACGCTAAACTCGGTATCGATCGGCGCTATCCTGCCAACCTCAACGAATGGCTGGCAACTTGCCACGAAGCCGGGCAAATTAAACCAACGCCCCTGATTCTGAAATATGGTCCCGGCGACTGGAATGCACTGCATCAGGATATGTACGGCGAACTGTATTTCCCGTTTCAGGCGGTTCTGTTCCTGAGTCAACCCGGTCTGGACTATACCGGTGGGGAGTTTGTGATGCTGGAGCAACGGCCCCGGATGCAATCGAAACCCATTGTGCTCCAGCCCGAACAAGGGCAGGTAGTTGTGTTTACGACCAAATACCGGCCCGCCAAAGGCGCTCGCGGCTATTACCGGATGCAGATGCGGCATGGCGTCAGTGAGGTTTTGACCGGTACACGCATCAATGTCGGGCTTATTTTTCACGATGCCGCATGA
- a CDS encoding methylated-DNA--[protein]-cysteine S-methyltransferase, which produces MTTNSTYTYQQIARAIEHLTATFQEQPSLSELASEVNMSEFHFQRLFTEWAGVSPKKFAQYLTLEHAKTQLRQGAPLADAAYEAGLSGTGRLHDLFVTIEGVTPGQFKQAGSGLQLVYGVFDSPFGAYVLGAINGKIALLHFLNEHSVPEEILKAAWSEASLNHDPEAVQELADQIFPAVGESNSVFTKPLPVLLRGSAFQLKVWEALLKIPEGRLASYDQIADAIGQPTASRAVGTAIGSNPIGYLIPCHRVIKKTGLFGGYRWGAERKQAMLGWEAARVIISE; this is translated from the coding sequence ATGACAACCAACAGCACCTACACCTATCAGCAAATTGCCCGCGCCATCGAGCACCTGACCGCTACGTTTCAGGAGCAACCTTCGCTGAGTGAACTGGCCAGTGAGGTCAATATGAGTGAGTTTCACTTTCAACGGCTGTTTACCGAATGGGCCGGTGTCAGTCCCAAGAAGTTCGCTCAGTACTTAACCCTGGAACACGCTAAAACTCAACTTCGCCAGGGAGCACCCCTGGCCGATGCCGCTTATGAAGCGGGTTTGTCGGGTACGGGGCGTTTACACGATTTGTTTGTCACGATCGAAGGCGTCACACCGGGGCAGTTCAAACAGGCCGGTTCGGGGTTGCAGCTAGTCTACGGTGTGTTCGACAGTCCTTTCGGCGCGTATGTACTGGGAGCTATCAACGGTAAAATTGCGCTATTACATTTTTTGAACGAACACAGCGTTCCAGAAGAAATCTTAAAAGCCGCCTGGTCCGAAGCCTCACTGAATCATGATCCTGAAGCCGTTCAGGAACTGGCCGACCAGATATTTCCGGCTGTGGGCGAATCCAATTCGGTCTTCACCAAACCCTTGCCCGTATTGCTGCGCGGCTCGGCGTTTCAGTTGAAAGTGTGGGAGGCTTTATTGAAAATACCGGAAGGGCGGCTGGCCAGCTACGACCAGATTGCCGATGCCATTGGGCAACCCACAGCATCGCGGGCGGTTGGAACGGCAATTGGTTCTAACCCAATTGGGTATCTGATTCCCTGTCATCGGGTCATAAAGAAAACCGGGCTTTTTGGCGGCTATCGCTGGGGAGCCGAACGCAAACAGGCGATGCTGGGCTGGGAAGCCGCACGGGTAATAATTAGTGAATGA
- a CDS encoding Crp/Fnr family transcriptional regulator → MDNLWQFLGECGFEDEQQMAIVQEFSRRELKKGELFVQIGRVCDQLAFVEQGLFQFFTDRNGDELTTYTARRGDFVVSLGSFLKQNPARESIRALTDSVLWVINRRAFNQLRQGIPAFESFYTVLLEEQINCIEESRHNLLTLNAEQRYQKLIDEEPHLLQEVPLQYLASILGVTPRHLSRIRGNIR, encoded by the coding sequence ATGGATAATCTATGGCAGTTTCTCGGTGAATGTGGCTTCGAAGATGAGCAGCAAATGGCTATTGTGCAGGAGTTCAGTCGCCGGGAGCTGAAAAAGGGAGAGCTTTTTGTGCAGATTGGTCGCGTTTGCGATCAGTTGGCGTTTGTGGAGCAGGGGTTATTTCAGTTTTTCACCGACCGCAATGGCGACGAGCTAACTACATATACGGCCAGACGGGGCGATTTTGTGGTTTCGCTGGGGAGTTTCCTGAAACAAAATCCTGCTCGCGAGTCCATCCGGGCGTTGACGGATAGTGTGCTTTGGGTAATCAACCGTCGGGCATTCAATCAATTGCGGCAAGGTATCCCGGCGTTTGAATCATTCTATACGGTTTTGCTCGAAGAACAGATCAATTGCATTGAAGAAAGCCGACATAACCTACTGACTCTCAATGCCGAACAACGCTACCAGAAACTAATAGACGAAGAACCGCATTTGTTGCAGGAAGTACCGCTTCAATATCTCGCTTCCATTTTAGGCGTTACACCCCGACATCTGAGTCGCATTCGGGGAAACATTCGCTAA
- a CDS encoding DUF4386 domain-containing protein, whose protein sequence is MKSATLPSASQIGNLLIAGVSLVIVPYMALTMLFDYPNILRYEPGIILTRFHQGGSLLIGVWWFFAISGLVLLQAYIRIGQRLEPEEPDLRWATTLGVISGIVQIIGLLRWPFVVPVLAAQYVQATDPATRQATVVVFTVIHQYGGVVLGEHLGQLLTISYTVLLSMALRRLTLFPRWISYLGLTTSAIYLLAQGDLFATVVPGFPVWEQAGLVGSTLWLIWLLVLGVRFRCLDRVAVQKA, encoded by the coding sequence ATGAAATCCGCTACATTACCCTCGGCTAGTCAGATCGGTAACCTGCTTATCGCCGGGGTTAGCCTGGTCATCGTTCCGTATATGGCCTTAACGATGCTCTTCGACTATCCCAATATACTACGCTACGAACCCGGTATCATCCTAACCCGCTTTCACCAGGGAGGAAGTCTGTTAATTGGTGTATGGTGGTTCTTTGCCATTAGTGGTTTGGTTCTGCTGCAAGCTTATATACGCATCGGGCAGAGACTGGAACCCGAAGAACCTGATCTGCGGTGGGCAACAACACTGGGCGTGATTTCGGGGATCGTGCAAATCATTGGGTTGTTGCGCTGGCCGTTTGTGGTGCCGGTATTGGCAGCGCAGTATGTTCAGGCTACCGACCCAGCTACCCGGCAGGCTACTGTAGTTGTTTTTACGGTTATTCATCAGTACGGCGGAGTTGTGCTGGGGGAGCATCTGGGCCAATTACTGACCATTTCCTATACGGTATTGCTGTCAATGGCTTTACGTCGACTGACTTTATTTCCGCGCTGGATAAGTTACCTGGGCCTGACAACTTCGGCAATTTACCTGCTGGCGCAGGGCGATCTGTTTGCAACTGTTGTGCCTGGTTTTCCTGTCTGGGAGCAGGCTGGTTTAGTGGGTAGTACACTTTGGCTGATCTGGCTGTTGGTATTAGGCGTTCGGTTTCGATGTCTGGATAGGGTCGCCGTTCAGAAAGCCTAA
- a CDS encoding YtxH domain-containing protein: MPVNAKHLATFILGAAAGVALNKYAQTEDGQKLMTDLKEKGMQLKSEAEGAIDNAPEYFEKLKTQLADVLKANFPDAEATINDVLGKKPDAPSPTPEG; this comes from the coding sequence ATGCCAGTTAACGCCAAACATTTAGCTACGTTTATTTTGGGAGCAGCCGCCGGAGTGGCCCTCAACAAATACGCACAAACCGAAGACGGTCAGAAGCTTATGACCGATCTGAAAGAAAAAGGTATGCAACTTAAGTCAGAAGCCGAAGGGGCTATCGATAACGCGCCGGAATATTTTGAGAAGCTAAAAACGCAGTTGGCCGACGTGCTGAAAGCTAATTTCCCCGACGCCGAAGCTACCATAAACGATGTGCTCGGAAAAAAACCGGACGCGCCAAGCCCAACCCCTGAAGGGTAG